Proteins encoded within one genomic window of Cydia pomonella isolate Wapato2018A chromosome 12, ilCydPomo1, whole genome shotgun sequence:
- the LOC133523743 gene encoding cytochrome c oxidase assembly protein COX11, mitochondrial-like, with product MMNRLIFMNTCNVNLFRNSVIRSTPKLLTPVKYPSNFFIRGTHDQKRNIRSTLNYVVALGVITVGLSYAAVPLYRIFCQAYSYGGTTGLAEPSDVVSTMTTVKHRPIRVRFNADVASSMQWNFKPQQPDITVLPGETALAFYTARNPTDKPVTGISTYNVIPFEAGQYFNKIQCFCFEEQQLNPHEQVDMPVFFYIDPEYTQDPQMEYVDEIVLSYTFFEAKEGLKLPVPTYVKQ from the exons ATGATGAATCGCCTTATATTCATGAACACGTGCaatgttaatttattcagaaacaGTGTTATCAGATCTACACCGAAATTATTGACTCCTGTGAAGTATCCTTCCAACTTCTTTATCCGAGGAACTCACGACCAGAAGAGGAACATTAGGTCAACTTTGAACTATGTAGTAGCCTTAGGTGTCATAACTGTGGGTCTGAGTTATGCAGCTGTGCCCCTGTATCGGATATTCTGTCAG GCCTACAGCTATGGAGGAACAACAGGACTGGCCGAGCCGAGTGATGTAGTAAGCACAATGACTACAGTTAAGCATCGGCCCATCCGGGTGCGCTTCAATGCCGATGTGGCCTCATCCATGCAGTGGAACTTCAAGCCACAGCAGCCAGACATCACA GTTTTGCCTGGCGAAACAGCCCTCGCGTTCTACACAGCGCGCAACCCCACTGACAAGCCTGTGACTGGCATCAGCACATACAATGTGATCCCATTTGAAGCCGGACAGTACTTCAACAAGATCCAGTGCTTCTGTTTCGAAGAGCAGCAGCTCAACCCCCATGAGCAG GTGGACATGCCAGTCTTCTTCTACATCGACCCTGAGTACACTCAAGACCCTCAAATGGAATATGTAGACGAGATTGTGCTCTCTTACACCTTTTTCGAGGCCAAGGAGGGCCTGAAACTTCCCGTACCCACGTATGTCAAACAATAA
- the LOC133523741 gene encoding longitudinals lacking protein, isoforms A/B/D/L-like isoform X5: protein MDDDQQFCLRWNNHQSTLVSVFDTLLEKGIHVDCTLAAEGQTLKAHKVVLSACSPYFENVLSQQYDKHPIIILKDVKYAELRAMMDYMYRGEVNISQDQLAALLKAAESLQIKGLSDNKPSRPPSRPAQAAPAHPPRAPSPPPQVRDGSIDSREGSISPTRRRKKARRMSVEVPAPVPQPAEVHGNGEETPCKEENARDGVEDLTLDEEAEEPPAVAHNDVVRNFQWHMERSQDEIMNSSDSVRDSQGAVPEDVSFTRIGGLSWDQWSARLALPLVASMRVSGPQLPPAPGEPSFTCPDCGRVYKLKSSLRNHQKWECGKEPQFQCPYCVYRAKQKMHIARHMERMHREVHMKPEQYIKQDNVDACT, encoded by the exons ATGGATGACGACCAGCAGTTTTGCTTACGCTGGAACAACCACCAGTCCACGCTGGTGTCGGTGTTCGACACACTCCTAGAGAAAGGCATTCACGTGGACTGTACCCTCGCAGCCGAGGGCCAGACGCTAAAGGCGCACAAAGTCGTCCTGTCGGCGTGCAGTCCCTATTTCGAG AATGTACTATCACAGCAATATGATAAGCATCCAATAATCATCTTGAAAGACGTGAAATATGCAGAGTTAAGAGCCATGATGGACTACATGTACCGAGGAGAGGTGAACATCTCGCAGGACCAGCTGGCCGCCTTACTCAAGGCTGCAGAGTCCCTACAAATCAAGGGCCTCTCCGACAACAAGCCGTCCCGGCCGCCGTCGCGCCCTGCACAGGCTGCCCCAGCACACCCGCCTCGCGCTCCGTCTCCACCACCACAG GTCCGCGATGGTAGCATAGACAGTCGCGAAGGGTCCATAAGCCCGACCCGCCGCCGGAAGAAAGCGCGCCGTATGTCTGTGGAAGTTCCCGCGCCTGTACCACAGCCAGCTGAAGTCCATGGGAACGGGGAGGAGACCCCTTGCAAGGAGGAGAACGCAAGAGATGGCGTTGAGGATCTCACGCTGGACGAGGAGGCCGAGGAGCCGCCGGCCGTGGCACATAACGACGTCGTACGCA ATTTTCAATGGCATATGGAAAGATCTCAGGATGAAATCATGAATTCAAGTGACAGTGTTCGAGACTCGCAAG GAGCCGTGCCGGAGGACGTGTCTTTCACTAGGATCGGGGGCCTGTCGTGGGACCAGTGGTCGGCGCGGCTGGCGCTGCCGCTCGTGGCGTCCATGCGCGTGAGCGGCCCGCAGCTGCCGCCGGCGCCGGGCGAGCCCAGCTTCACGTGCCCCGACTGCGGCCGCGTCTACAAGCTCAAGTCCTCCCTCCGCAACCATCAGAAGTGGGAGTGCGGGAAGGAACCGCAATTCCAGTGTCCTTACTGCGTATATCGCGCCAAACAGAAGATGCATATCGCGCGCCACATGGAGCGCATGCATCGGGAAGTCCACATGAAACCCGAGCAGTACATAAAGCAGGATAACGTCGACGCTTGCACATAG
- the LOC133523741 gene encoding B-cell CLL/lymphoma 6 member B protein-like isoform X4 yields MDDDQQFCLRWNNHQSTLVSVFDTLLEKGIHVDCTLAAEGQTLKAHKVVLSACSPYFENVLSQQYDKHPIIILKDVKYAELRAMMDYMYRGEVNISQDQLAALLKAAESLQIKGLSDNKPSRPPSRPAQAAPAHPPRAPSPPPQVRDGSIDSREGSISPTRRRKKARRMSVEVPAPVPQPAEVHGNGEETPCKEENARDGVEDLTLDEEAEEPPAVAHNDVVRNFQWHMERSQDEIMNSSDSVRDSQERPINLINDLHYAKTPFPLTRGYLKSSEFVKKIGLEIKQEQAAIENMMIVKRKYKKRGRKPLKRELEAMPPKKRGRKPIHADKDNHYSCSTCQKLYKYRRNKLRHEKYECVTGPQFGCDKCGKKYSQKKTLICHIAHKHPNWLQEYQEILKKVKKEGKP; encoded by the exons ATGGATGACGACCAGCAGTTTTGCTTACGCTGGAACAACCACCAGTCCACGCTGGTGTCGGTGTTCGACACACTCCTAGAGAAAGGCATTCACGTGGACTGTACCCTCGCAGCCGAGGGCCAGACGCTAAAGGCGCACAAAGTCGTCCTGTCGGCGTGCAGTCCCTATTTCGAG AATGTACTATCACAGCAATATGATAAGCATCCAATAATCATCTTGAAAGACGTGAAATATGCAGAGTTAAGAGCCATGATGGACTACATGTACCGAGGAGAGGTGAACATCTCGCAGGACCAGCTGGCCGCCTTACTCAAGGCTGCAGAGTCCCTACAAATCAAGGGCCTCTCCGACAACAAGCCGTCCCGGCCGCCGTCGCGCCCTGCACAGGCTGCCCCAGCACACCCGCCTCGCGCTCCGTCTCCACCACCACAG GTCCGCGATGGTAGCATAGACAGTCGCGAAGGGTCCATAAGCCCGACCCGCCGCCGGAAGAAAGCGCGCCGTATGTCTGTGGAAGTTCCCGCGCCTGTACCACAGCCAGCTGAAGTCCATGGGAACGGGGAGGAGACCCCTTGCAAGGAGGAGAACGCAAGAGATGGCGTTGAGGATCTCACGCTGGACGAGGAGGCCGAGGAGCCGCCGGCCGTGGCACATAACGACGTCGTACGCA ATTTTCAATGGCATATGGAAAGATCTCAGGATGAAATCATGAATTCAAGTGACAGTGTTCGAGACTCGCAAG AACGACCCATAAATCTCATTAACGACCTACATTACGCAAAAACCCCTTTCCCATTAACTCGAGGGTACCTTAAGAGCTCAgaatttgtgaaaaaaatagGACTAGAAATTAAACAGGAACAAGCAGCCATAGAGAACATGATGATCGTTAagagaaaatacaaaaagagaGGAAGGAAACCTTTAAAGAGGGAATTGGAAGCGATGCCCCCTAAAAAAAGGGGAAGAAAACCAATACATGCCGACAAAGATAATCATTATTCTTGCTCTACTTGTCAAAAACTGTACAAGTATAGAAGAAATAAACTGAGGCACGAAAAGTATGAATGTGTAACGGGTCCTCAATTTGGCTGTGACAAATGTGGtaaaaaatattcacaaaagaaaacattgatatgtcatattGCTCATAAACATCCTAATTGGCTGCAAGAGTACCAAGAAATTCTTAAAAAAGTTAAGAAAGAAGGAAAACCGTGA
- the LOC133523741 gene encoding longitudinals lacking protein-like isoform X3, with protein MDDDQQFCLRWNNHQSTLVSVFDTLLEKGIHVDCTLAAEGQTLKAHKVVLSACSPYFENVLSQQYDKHPIIILKDVKYAELRAMMDYMYRGEVNISQDQLAALLKAAESLQIKGLSDNKPSRPPSRPAQAAPAHPPRAPSPPPQVRDGSIDSREGSISPTRRRKKARRMSVEVPAPVPQPAEVHGNGEETPCKEENARDGVEDLTLDEEAEEPPAVAHNDVVRNFQWHMERSQDEIMNSSDSVRDSQGLIMPNRVVTRSKKVVEEPPTATTFAVLKNVTSPNSLIMPEETKENKRQPAKQTPKPPTTPKAPKPEPEPKSEPKTSKKESRYNIFPRTDPPANLPCAQYKTEANKYKCPNCQRLYNARKNLVRHITLECRREPQYKCPYCAYSKHRRNELKKHLERKHPEHRPPRSPSPRREPAPAPAPLSAPIRVE; from the exons ATGGATGACGACCAGCAGTTTTGCTTACGCTGGAACAACCACCAGTCCACGCTGGTGTCGGTGTTCGACACACTCCTAGAGAAAGGCATTCACGTGGACTGTACCCTCGCAGCCGAGGGCCAGACGCTAAAGGCGCACAAAGTCGTCCTGTCGGCGTGCAGTCCCTATTTCGAG AATGTACTATCACAGCAATATGATAAGCATCCAATAATCATCTTGAAAGACGTGAAATATGCAGAGTTAAGAGCCATGATGGACTACATGTACCGAGGAGAGGTGAACATCTCGCAGGACCAGCTGGCCGCCTTACTCAAGGCTGCAGAGTCCCTACAAATCAAGGGCCTCTCCGACAACAAGCCGTCCCGGCCGCCGTCGCGCCCTGCACAGGCTGCCCCAGCACACCCGCCTCGCGCTCCGTCTCCACCACCACAG GTCCGCGATGGTAGCATAGACAGTCGCGAAGGGTCCATAAGCCCGACCCGCCGCCGGAAGAAAGCGCGCCGTATGTCTGTGGAAGTTCCCGCGCCTGTACCACAGCCAGCTGAAGTCCATGGGAACGGGGAGGAGACCCCTTGCAAGGAGGAGAACGCAAGAGATGGCGTTGAGGATCTCACGCTGGACGAGGAGGCCGAGGAGCCGCCGGCCGTGGCACATAACGACGTCGTACGCA ATTTTCAATGGCATATGGAAAGATCTCAGGATGAAATCATGAATTCAAGTGACAGTGTTCGAGACTCGCAAG GACTGATAATGCCAAACAGAGTGGTGACTCGTAGTAAAAAAGTGGTGGAAGAGCCTCCGACGGCGACCACATTCGCAGTATTGAAGAACGTCACCTCGCCCAACTCGCTCATCATGCCCGAGGAGACTAAAGAAAACAAGCGACAGCCGGCCAAACAAACTCCTAAACCGCCGACCACCCCTAAAGCTCCCAAGCCCGAGCCCGAGCCGAAATCTGAACCGAAAACTTCGAAAAAAGAGTCCCGCTACAACATCTTCCCCCGGACCGACCCGCCCGCCAACTTACCTTGCGCGCAATATAAGACGGAGGCCAACAAATACAAATGCCCCAACTGCCAGCGCCTGTACAACGCGCGCAAGAACCTGGTGCGCCACATCACGCTGGAGTGCCGCCGCGAGCCGCAGTACAAGTGCCCGTACTGCGCGTACAGCAAGCACCGCCGCAACGAGCTCAAGAAGCACCTGGAGCGCAAGCACCCCGAGCACCGCCCGCCGCGCTCGCCCAGCCCGCGGCGcgagcccgcgcccgcgcccgcgccgctctCCGCGCCCATACGCGTCGAGTGA
- the LOC133523740 gene encoding tektin-3-like isoform X2 — protein MAKEVTMCSQLQQWNPTKETAGAPMAPPQVGYCFHSPKKHPWRPIMGYEEIEVTPMPSQPITNTMVDPCYTPAGMAAEPLRFPNLVTGFDRSPEHAARAALYTRYTQYEWNQNSIKNYNESDAKRNFSERVRSDIMRMLRETDEIGSQGQRDSGRRIGERITDTTFWRNEVSIEMERLVSTCEKLNDTRRQLERAIAGIEGPLHIVQECLYHREKRQGLEQVHDNVEQSLLKEVGILRECQDKFRNMLEKVRAQSKNCRATQHELETDMRNKEYALGIDSMCHQLNNFSKGLQFYAGIERYDPTVCDTARWAAASAATLQRSQSERAKATQMLSDTDNLINVSATEIWDQWSNTNSAFTRRIAETIEIKNKLQLHLHKVQQEIFDIEKTLELLNKAIEDKLQPMRVAHTRLQARTNRPHLEKCRDEAQDRLVKEVCDLQETMETLRSKIATAEGTHQTLLGVRAGLEADLRNKSATLFIDRDQCMGLRRGYPVTAAIKS, from the exons ATGGCGAAGGAAGTGACAATGTGCTCG CAACTTCAACAATGGAACCCCACGAAGGAGACTGCGGGGGCACCGATGGCGCCGCCGCAGGTTGGGTACTGCTTCCATAGTCCAAAAAAGCACCCTTGGAGGCCCATCATGGGCTACGAGGAGATCGAAGTCACTCCAAT gCCTTCCCAACCCATAACCAACACGATGGTCGATCCATGCTACACTCCAGCAGGCATGGCAGCCGAACCCCTCCGGTTTCCTAACCTGGTTACTGGCTTTGACCGGAGCCCCGAGCACGCGGCCCGAGCGGCTCTTTACACAAGATACACGCAGTACGAGTGGAACCAGAACAGCATCAAGAACTATAATGAGTCTGACGCAAAGAGGAACTTCTCGGAGCGCGTGAGGAGTGATATCATGAGGATGCTCAG ggAAACTGATGAAATCGGCTCACAGGGTCAAAGAGACTCAGGTAGGAGGATTGGGGAGCGAATAACCGACACAACCTTTTGGCGGAACGAG GTTTCAATAGAGATGGAGCGGTTGGTGTCAACATGCGAGAAGCTAAACGACACTCGGAGGCAATTGGAACGCGCCATCGCCGGAATCGAGGGACCACTGCATATCGTACAGGAGTGCCTGTACCACCGCGAAAAGCGCCAAG GGTTGGAGCAAGTACATGACAACGTAGAACAGTCACTGCTCAAGGAGGTGGGCATCCTACGAGAATGCCAGGACAAATTCCGCAATATGCTTGAGAAG GTGCGCGCACAATCCAAGAACTGCCGCGCCACGCAACACGAGCTTGAAACCGACATGAGGAACAAGGAATACGCTCTCGGTATTGACTCCATGTGCCATCAGCTCAACAACTTTTCCAAG GGCTTACAATTCTACGCGGGTATCGAGCGCTACGACCCCACGGTGTGCGACACGGCGCGCTGGGCCGCGGCGAGCGCGGCCACGCTGCAGCGCTCACAGTCCGAGCGAGCTAAAGCTACCCAGATGCTTTCAG ACACGGATAACCTAATCAACGTGTCGGCGACGGAGATCTGGGATCAATGGAGCAACACCAACAGCGCGTTCACGCGCCGCATTGCCGAGACTATTGAGATCAAGAACAAGCTGCAACTCCATCTCCACAAG GTGCAACAAGAAATCTTCGACATCGAGAAGACTCTAGAGCTTCTGAACAAGGCTATAGAGGACAAGTTGCAACCGATGCGCGTCGCACATACGCGTTTGCAGGCGCGTACCAACCGTCCGCATCTCGAGAAATGCCGCGACGAGGCACAGGACAG ACTCGTAAAAGAAGTGTGTGACCTCCAAGAAACCATGGAGACTCTTCGCTCCAAGATCGCCACGGCGGAGGGCACCCACCAGACCCTGCTCGGCGTCCGCGCCGGGCTGGAGGCCGACCTGCGCAACAAGAGCGCCACTCTCTTCATCGACCGCGATCAGTGTATGGGACTGCGACGAGGATATCCCGTCACTGCCGCCATCAAGTCCTAA
- the LOC133523741 gene encoding longitudinals lacking protein, isoforms F/I/K/T-like isoform X1, translating into MDDDQQFCLRWNNHQSTLVSVFDTLLEKGIHVDCTLAAEGQTLKAHKVVLSACSPYFENVLSQQYDKHPIIILKDVKYAELRAMMDYMYRGEVNISQDQLAALLKAAESLQIKGLSDNKPSRPPSRPAQAAPAHPPRAPSPPPQVRDGSIDSREGSISPTRRRKKARRMSVEVPAPVPQPAEVHGNGEETPCKEENARDGVEDLTLDEEAEEPPAVAHNDVVRNFQWHMERSQDEIMNSSDSVRDSQESHKEGLPSALLSLLSAQAQPGLAALVPACIQVTNILKPPLMPKHPLDSLAAIPDDLKAHLLQQAFLQNNNAPKREELDSEEYDDTDDIVLPEDTEAFYDHSVAGDEHEENKTEVKYARRDGNSSDDASRQFECRHCGKKYRWKSTLRRHENVECGGKAPAHQCPYCSYKAKQRGNLGVHIRKHHNNEWYIYASNKVRRNKKTSI; encoded by the exons ATGGATGACGACCAGCAGTTTTGCTTACGCTGGAACAACCACCAGTCCACGCTGGTGTCGGTGTTCGACACACTCCTAGAGAAAGGCATTCACGTGGACTGTACCCTCGCAGCCGAGGGCCAGACGCTAAAGGCGCACAAAGTCGTCCTGTCGGCGTGCAGTCCCTATTTCGAG AATGTACTATCACAGCAATATGATAAGCATCCAATAATCATCTTGAAAGACGTGAAATATGCAGAGTTAAGAGCCATGATGGACTACATGTACCGAGGAGAGGTGAACATCTCGCAGGACCAGCTGGCCGCCTTACTCAAGGCTGCAGAGTCCCTACAAATCAAGGGCCTCTCCGACAACAAGCCGTCCCGGCCGCCGTCGCGCCCTGCACAGGCTGCCCCAGCACACCCGCCTCGCGCTCCGTCTCCACCACCACAG GTCCGCGATGGTAGCATAGACAGTCGCGAAGGGTCCATAAGCCCGACCCGCCGCCGGAAGAAAGCGCGCCGTATGTCTGTGGAAGTTCCCGCGCCTGTACCACAGCCAGCTGAAGTCCATGGGAACGGGGAGGAGACCCCTTGCAAGGAGGAGAACGCAAGAGATGGCGTTGAGGATCTCACGCTGGACGAGGAGGCCGAGGAGCCGCCGGCCGTGGCACATAACGACGTCGTACGCA ATTTTCAATGGCATATGGAAAGATCTCAGGATGAAATCATGAATTCAAGTGACAGTGTTCGAGACTCGCAAG AGTCGCACAAGGAGGGGCTGCCGTCCGCGTTGCTGTCGCTGCTGTCGGCGCAGGCGCAGCCCGGGCTGGCCGCGCTGGTGCCGGCCTGCATCCAGGTCACCAACATCCTCAAGCCGCCCCTGATGCCCAAGCATCCCCTCGACTCGTTGGCCGCCATTCCCGACGACCTGAAAGCCCATCTGCTGCAACAGGCCTTTTTGCAGAACAACAATGCGCCGAAACGCGAGGAGCTAGATTCCGAGGAGTACGACGATACGGACGACATCGTCCTGCCCGAGGACACCGAGGCCTTCTACGACCATTCCGTGGCGGGCGATGAGCACGAGGAAAACAAGACAGAGGTGAAATATGCGCGCCGCGACGGGAATAGCTCGGACGACGCGAGCCGTCAGTTCGAGTGCCGGCATTGCGGTAAGAAGTATCGCTGGAAGTCGACCTTGCGTCGTCATGAGAACGTAGAATGTGGGGGCAAAGCCCCGGCTCATCAGTGTCCTTATTGCTCCTACAAGGCCAAACAGAGAGGCAATCTTGGCGTTCATATTCGTAAGCACCACAACAACGAGTGGTACATCTACGCCAGCAACAAAGTCAGGCGTAACAAAAAAACTTCAATCTAG
- the LOC133523741 gene encoding longitudinals lacking protein, isoforms F/I/K/T-like isoform X2 produces MDDDQQFCLRWNNHQSTLVSVFDTLLEKGIHVDCTLAAEGQTLKAHKVVLSACSPYFENVLSQQYDKHPIIILKDVKYAELRAMMDYMYRGEVNISQDQLAALLKAAESLQIKGLSDNKPSRPPSRPAQAAPAHPPRAPSPPPQVRDGSIDSREGSISPTRRRKKARRMSVEVPAPVPQPAEVHGNGEETPCKEENARDGVEDLTLDEEAEEPPAVAHNDVVRNFQWHMERSQDEIMNSSDSVRDSQESHKEGLPSALLSACIQVTNILKPPLMPKHPLDSLAAIPDDLKAHLLQQAFLQNNNAPKREELDSEEYDDTDDIVLPEDTEAFYDHSVAGDEHEENKTEVKYARRDGNSSDDASRQFECRHCGKKYRWKSTLRRHENVECGGKAPAHQCPYCSYKAKQRGNLGVHIRKHHNNEWYIYASNKVRRNKKTSI; encoded by the exons ATGGATGACGACCAGCAGTTTTGCTTACGCTGGAACAACCACCAGTCCACGCTGGTGTCGGTGTTCGACACACTCCTAGAGAAAGGCATTCACGTGGACTGTACCCTCGCAGCCGAGGGCCAGACGCTAAAGGCGCACAAAGTCGTCCTGTCGGCGTGCAGTCCCTATTTCGAG AATGTACTATCACAGCAATATGATAAGCATCCAATAATCATCTTGAAAGACGTGAAATATGCAGAGTTAAGAGCCATGATGGACTACATGTACCGAGGAGAGGTGAACATCTCGCAGGACCAGCTGGCCGCCTTACTCAAGGCTGCAGAGTCCCTACAAATCAAGGGCCTCTCCGACAACAAGCCGTCCCGGCCGCCGTCGCGCCCTGCACAGGCTGCCCCAGCACACCCGCCTCGCGCTCCGTCTCCACCACCACAG GTCCGCGATGGTAGCATAGACAGTCGCGAAGGGTCCATAAGCCCGACCCGCCGCCGGAAGAAAGCGCGCCGTATGTCTGTGGAAGTTCCCGCGCCTGTACCACAGCCAGCTGAAGTCCATGGGAACGGGGAGGAGACCCCTTGCAAGGAGGAGAACGCAAGAGATGGCGTTGAGGATCTCACGCTGGACGAGGAGGCCGAGGAGCCGCCGGCCGTGGCACATAACGACGTCGTACGCA ATTTTCAATGGCATATGGAAAGATCTCAGGATGAAATCATGAATTCAAGTGACAGTGTTCGAGACTCGCAAG AGTCGCACAAGGAGGGGCTGCCGTCCGCGTTGCTGT CGGCCTGCATCCAGGTCACCAACATCCTCAAGCCGCCCCTGATGCCCAAGCATCCCCTCGACTCGTTGGCCGCCATTCCCGACGACCTGAAAGCCCATCTGCTGCAACAGGCCTTTTTGCAGAACAACAATGCGCCGAAACGCGAGGAGCTAGATTCCGAGGAGTACGACGATACGGACGACATCGTCCTGCCCGAGGACACCGAGGCCTTCTACGACCATTCCGTGGCGGGCGATGAGCACGAGGAAAACAAGACAGAGGTGAAATATGCGCGCCGCGACGGGAATAGCTCGGACGACGCGAGCCGTCAGTTCGAGTGCCGGCATTGCGGTAAGAAGTATCGCTGGAAGTCGACCTTGCGTCGTCATGAGAACGTAGAATGTGGGGGCAAAGCCCCGGCTCATCAGTGTCCTTATTGCTCCTACAAGGCCAAACAGAGAGGCAATCTTGGCGTTCATATTCGTAAGCACCACAACAACGAGTGGTACATCTACGCCAGCAACAAAGTCAGGCGTAACAAAAAAACTTCAATCTAG
- the LOC133523740 gene encoding tektin-3-like isoform X1, translating into MEFGNSHERRSRYNRQLQQWNPTKETAGAPMAPPQVGYCFHSPKKHPWRPIMGYEEIEVTPMPSQPITNTMVDPCYTPAGMAAEPLRFPNLVTGFDRSPEHAARAALYTRYTQYEWNQNSIKNYNESDAKRNFSERVRSDIMRMLRETDEIGSQGQRDSGRRIGERITDTTFWRNEVSIEMERLVSTCEKLNDTRRQLERAIAGIEGPLHIVQECLYHREKRQGLEQVHDNVEQSLLKEVGILRECQDKFRNMLEKVRAQSKNCRATQHELETDMRNKEYALGIDSMCHQLNNFSKGLQFYAGIERYDPTVCDTARWAAASAATLQRSQSERAKATQMLSDTDNLINVSATEIWDQWSNTNSAFTRRIAETIEIKNKLQLHLHKVQQEIFDIEKTLELLNKAIEDKLQPMRVAHTRLQARTNRPHLEKCRDEAQDRLVKEVCDLQETMETLRSKIATAEGTHQTLLGVRAGLEADLRNKSATLFIDRDQCMGLRRGYPVTAAIKS; encoded by the exons CAACTTCAACAATGGAACCCCACGAAGGAGACTGCGGGGGCACCGATGGCGCCGCCGCAGGTTGGGTACTGCTTCCATAGTCCAAAAAAGCACCCTTGGAGGCCCATCATGGGCTACGAGGAGATCGAAGTCACTCCAAT gCCTTCCCAACCCATAACCAACACGATGGTCGATCCATGCTACACTCCAGCAGGCATGGCAGCCGAACCCCTCCGGTTTCCTAACCTGGTTACTGGCTTTGACCGGAGCCCCGAGCACGCGGCCCGAGCGGCTCTTTACACAAGATACACGCAGTACGAGTGGAACCAGAACAGCATCAAGAACTATAATGAGTCTGACGCAAAGAGGAACTTCTCGGAGCGCGTGAGGAGTGATATCATGAGGATGCTCAG ggAAACTGATGAAATCGGCTCACAGGGTCAAAGAGACTCAGGTAGGAGGATTGGGGAGCGAATAACCGACACAACCTTTTGGCGGAACGAG GTTTCAATAGAGATGGAGCGGTTGGTGTCAACATGCGAGAAGCTAAACGACACTCGGAGGCAATTGGAACGCGCCATCGCCGGAATCGAGGGACCACTGCATATCGTACAGGAGTGCCTGTACCACCGCGAAAAGCGCCAAG GGTTGGAGCAAGTACATGACAACGTAGAACAGTCACTGCTCAAGGAGGTGGGCATCCTACGAGAATGCCAGGACAAATTCCGCAATATGCTTGAGAAG GTGCGCGCACAATCCAAGAACTGCCGCGCCACGCAACACGAGCTTGAAACCGACATGAGGAACAAGGAATACGCTCTCGGTATTGACTCCATGTGCCATCAGCTCAACAACTTTTCCAAG GGCTTACAATTCTACGCGGGTATCGAGCGCTACGACCCCACGGTGTGCGACACGGCGCGCTGGGCCGCGGCGAGCGCGGCCACGCTGCAGCGCTCACAGTCCGAGCGAGCTAAAGCTACCCAGATGCTTTCAG ACACGGATAACCTAATCAACGTGTCGGCGACGGAGATCTGGGATCAATGGAGCAACACCAACAGCGCGTTCACGCGCCGCATTGCCGAGACTATTGAGATCAAGAACAAGCTGCAACTCCATCTCCACAAG GTGCAACAAGAAATCTTCGACATCGAGAAGACTCTAGAGCTTCTGAACAAGGCTATAGAGGACAAGTTGCAACCGATGCGCGTCGCACATACGCGTTTGCAGGCGCGTACCAACCGTCCGCATCTCGAGAAATGCCGCGACGAGGCACAGGACAG ACTCGTAAAAGAAGTGTGTGACCTCCAAGAAACCATGGAGACTCTTCGCTCCAAGATCGCCACGGCGGAGGGCACCCACCAGACCCTGCTCGGCGTCCGCGCCGGGCTGGAGGCCGACCTGCGCAACAAGAGCGCCACTCTCTTCATCGACCGCGATCAGTGTATGGGACTGCGACGAGGATATCCCGTCACTGCCGCCATCAAGTCCTAA